One genomic region from Amycolatopsis sp. FBCC-B4732 encodes:
- a CDS encoding triacylglycerol lipase, whose protein sequence is MRVTKGGAKRILTAVVAAVTLGVAAPAVAEAAPSSGWNDWGCRPSATHPQPVVLVHGLGANDTVNWFFHAPKIAAQGYCVFSLTYGTGILPGVGGLAPMRDSAGQLGRFVDKVRATTGAAKVDIVGHSEGSTMPAYYLKYGGGAAKVANFVGFGANYRGTTLGGLDALAKALLTTVPGLDLVLKTACGACKEYLAPSAFLDDLARGGVHVAGPAYTSIVSKYDEVVTPYTSGILNEPGAKDVVLQDFCASDASGHLSQAIDPNVTGLILHALDASYLPKCTPFTLPL, encoded by the coding sequence ATGCGGGTCACCAAAGGCGGTGCCAAGCGGATCCTCACAGCGGTCGTGGCGGCGGTCACCCTCGGCGTCGCCGCCCCGGCGGTCGCCGAAGCGGCGCCGAGCAGCGGCTGGAACGACTGGGGCTGCCGCCCCTCGGCCACGCACCCCCAGCCCGTGGTCCTGGTGCACGGGCTCGGCGCGAACGACACCGTCAACTGGTTCTTCCACGCGCCGAAGATCGCCGCCCAGGGCTACTGCGTCTTCTCCCTGACCTACGGCACCGGGATCCTCCCCGGCGTCGGCGGGCTGGCCCCCATGCGGGACAGCGCCGGCCAGCTCGGCCGGTTCGTCGACAAGGTCCGGGCGACGACGGGCGCGGCGAAGGTCGACATCGTCGGCCACTCCGAAGGCAGCACGATGCCCGCGTACTACCTGAAGTACGGCGGCGGCGCGGCGAAGGTCGCGAACTTCGTCGGCTTCGGCGCCAACTACCGCGGCACCACGCTCGGCGGCCTCGACGCCCTCGCCAAGGCCCTCCTCACGACCGTCCCGGGCCTGGACCTGGTCCTCAAGACGGCGTGCGGCGCGTGCAAGGAGTACCTGGCCCCGTCGGCCTTCCTGGACGACCTCGCCCGCGGCGGCGTGCACGTCGCCGGACCGGCGTACACGAGCATCGTGAGCAAGTACGACGAGGTCGTGACGCCGTACACGAGCGGGATCCTGAACGAGCCGGGCGCGAAGGACGTCGTGCTGCAGGACTTCTGCGCGTCCGACGCTTCGGGCCACCTGAGCCAGGCGATCGACCCGAACGTCACCGGCCTGATCCTGCACGCGCTCGACGCGAGCTACCTTCCGAAGTGCACGCCGTTCACGCTTCCGCTGTGA
- a CDS encoding nitrilase-related carbon-nitrogen hydrolase: MKAILATLASAVLFFFGTGLDPLPELAWLAPLPILLLAPRVHGGVALASAFTAYLAGSAGSWSYFWHSQSVPRPAALAILGGSAVLFALSAALFGLLVRRGHGFLAALAAPALWTVALYVVSLLNPTGLMGTFMTTQADRPSIVRIAAVTGGWGVEFLVLFVPAAVAAALAPGLRGRTRLVPVVALAAIAGGLAFWSTPPLTGPSTRVALIAPGQNRWAVDVATRDGQALLQSYVDQLGRLPAGVKAVVLPEAIFAVDRTSRASLVTALTEVARARDLDVVTGVLDSTPDGRFNAALAVAPSGAPVEYRKWHNGDSPNLRSGTELTRFAGIGLLVCMDVNFADPSRGYGDAGTGLVLVPASDEDVDGWAHSRTALLRGVENGFSVAWSAARGTPMLADAQGHVLADAHTGGSPFTVGVADVPSGAGKTPYARFGDWFAWLCGLLAAAGIAAAVRKPSSDLEREPVA, translated from the coding sequence ATGAAAGCGATCCTGGCGACACTGGCGTCGGCCGTGCTGTTCTTCTTCGGCACCGGGCTGGACCCGCTGCCCGAACTGGCGTGGCTGGCGCCGTTGCCGATCCTGCTGCTGGCGCCCCGCGTCCACGGCGGGGTCGCGCTGGCAAGCGCTTTCACCGCCTACCTCGCGGGCAGTGCCGGCAGCTGGAGCTACTTCTGGCACTCCCAGTCGGTCCCCCGGCCCGCCGCGCTGGCGATCCTCGGCGGCAGCGCGGTGCTGTTCGCGCTGTCGGCCGCGCTCTTCGGGCTGCTGGTCCGGCGTGGCCACGGATTCCTGGCCGCGCTCGCCGCACCCGCGTTGTGGACCGTCGCGCTCTACGTCGTCTCGCTGCTCAATCCGACCGGCCTGATGGGCACCTTCATGACGACGCAGGCCGACCGGCCCTCGATCGTGCGGATCGCCGCGGTCACCGGCGGCTGGGGCGTGGAGTTCCTGGTGCTGTTCGTCCCGGCCGCCGTCGCCGCGGCGCTCGCACCCGGGCTGCGCGGCCGGACGCGGCTCGTACCCGTCGTCGCGCTGGCCGCGATCGCCGGCGGGCTCGCGTTCTGGAGCACGCCACCGCTCACCGGGCCGTCGACGCGGGTCGCCCTGATCGCACCCGGGCAGAACCGCTGGGCGGTCGACGTCGCCACCCGCGACGGCCAGGCGCTCCTCCAGTCCTATGTGGACCAACTGGGCCGGTTGCCGGCAGGCGTCAAGGCCGTCGTGCTCCCCGAAGCCATTTTCGCGGTGGACCGGACCAGCCGAGCGAGCCTCGTCACGGCGCTCACCGAAGTGGCCCGCGCGAGGGACCTCGACGTCGTCACCGGCGTCCTCGACAGCACGCCGGACGGCCGGTTCAACGCCGCACTCGCCGTGGCCCCGTCCGGCGCGCCGGTCGAATACCGCAAGTGGCACAACGGGGATTCGCCGAACCTCCGCTCCGGCACCGAGCTGACCCGGTTCGCCGGGATCGGCCTGCTGGTGTGCATGGACGTCAACTTCGCCGACCCGAGCCGCGGTTACGGCGACGCGGGCACCGGCCTGGTCCTCGTCCCGGCCTCCGACGAAGACGTCGACGGCTGGGCCCACAGCCGCACGGCGCTGCTCCGCGGCGTCGAGAACGGCTTCTCGGTCGCGTGGAGCGCGGCCCGCGGCACCCCGATGCTCGCCGACGCCCAGGGCCACGTCCTGGCCGACGCGCACACCGGCGGCAGCCCGTTCACGGTGGGCGTCGCAGACGTCCCGAGCGGGGCGGGGAAGACGCCGTACGCCCGCTTCGGCGACTGGTTCGCCTGGCTCTGCGGCCTGCTCGCGGCGGCCGGGATCGCGGCCGCCGTCCGCAAACCGTCGTCAGACCTGGAGCGCGAGCCCGTTGCGTAG
- a CDS encoding formimidoylglutamate deiminase: MRIDVADGRITGVTPDSPRTGTVLEGLTLPGFANGHSHAFHRALRGRTHDERGTFWTWRERMYALASRLDPDTYYRLARGVYAEMVLGGYTSAGEFHYLHHAPGGKPYADPNAMGAALRQAAADAGIRLTLLDTCYLAGGIGVEPDEVQRRFSDGSASAWASRVASLREDELFRVGAAIHSVRAVPAEELSVVDSPRVVHVHLSEQRAENEQCLAAYGRTPTELLHERGVLTDRLVAVHATHLTASDIERLRGARACFCPTTERDLGDGIGPARALRDAGVRLSVGSDSNAVVDAFEETRALELDDRLASEERGRFTAEELLEAGTDHAATGWSEVGALAEGAGADLVTVTLDSVRTAGIEPSGVVFAASGADVRHVVVAGREVVREGAHQLIERPETLLAKEIEALWQS, encoded by the coding sequence GTGCGGATCGACGTTGCCGACGGCCGGATCACGGGCGTGACCCCGGATTCGCCGCGCACGGGCACCGTGCTCGAAGGCCTGACGCTGCCGGGGTTCGCGAACGGGCACTCGCACGCCTTCCACCGGGCGCTGCGCGGGCGGACGCACGACGAACGCGGCACGTTCTGGACGTGGCGGGAGCGGATGTACGCGCTCGCGTCCCGGCTCGACCCCGACACCTACTACCGGCTGGCGCGCGGGGTCTACGCCGAGATGGTCCTGGGCGGGTACACCAGCGCGGGGGAGTTCCACTACCTGCACCACGCGCCCGGCGGGAAGCCCTACGCCGACCCGAACGCGATGGGGGCGGCGCTGCGGCAGGCCGCCGCCGACGCGGGGATCCGGCTGACGCTGCTGGACACGTGCTACCTGGCGGGCGGCATCGGCGTCGAGCCCGACGAGGTCCAGCGGCGGTTCTCCGACGGCTCGGCCTCGGCGTGGGCTTCACGGGTGGCGTCGTTGCGGGAGGACGAGCTGTTCCGCGTCGGCGCCGCGATCCATTCGGTGCGCGCGGTTCCGGCCGAGGAATTGTCTGTTGTGGACAGTCCACGGGTGGTGCACGTCCACCTGTCGGAGCAGCGGGCCGAAAACGAGCAGTGCCTGGCCGCGTACGGGCGCACGCCCACCGAACTGCTGCACGAGCGCGGAGTGCTGACCGACCGGCTGGTCGCCGTGCACGCCACGCACCTCACGGCGTCGGACATCGAGCGGCTGCGCGGGGCGCGGGCCTGCTTCTGCCCGACCACCGAACGCGACCTCGGCGACGGCATCGGCCCCGCCCGCGCCCTGCGGGACGCCGGGGTGCGGCTGAGCGTCGGCAGCGACAGCAACGCCGTCGTCGACGCCTTCGAAGAAACCCGCGCGCTGGAGCTGGACGACCGGCTGGCCAGCGAGGAACGCGGCCGGTTCACCGCCGAGGAACTTCTCGAAGCGGGCACCGACCACGCCGCGACCGGGTGGTCCGAGGTCGGCGCGCTCGCCGAGGGGGCGGGCGCGGACCTCGTCACCGTGACCCTGGATTCGGTGCGGACGGCCGGGATCGAGCCCTCGGGCGTGGTGTTCGCCGCGTCCGGCGCCGACGTCCGGCACGTCGTCGTGGCGGGCCGCGAGGTCGTGCGCGAAGGCGCGCACCAGCTGATCGAACGACCGGAAACTTTGCTGGCGAAGGAGATCGAGGCACTGTGGCAGTCCTGA
- a CDS encoding inorganic phosphate transporter, which translates to MDFSLIVLVVIVAALAFDFTNGFHDTANAMATSIATGALKPRVAVGVSAVLNLVGAFLSVEVAKTISGGIVDDTKVTPVIIFAGLVGAIVWNLLTWLIGLPSSSSHALFGGLIGATWIASGSDAVHFGKVVEKVLIPALASPIVAGIVATLGTFLVYRITARAKQDTVGRTFKAGQIASASLVSLAHGTNDAQKTMGVITLTLIASGSLAPNSGPPLWVILTAGTAIALGTYLGGWRIIQTMGKKLTEIQTPQGFAAETSAAAVILTSAHLGFALSTTHVCSGGIIGSGLGRKLAEVRWGVAGKMVLAWALTLPAAAIVGAVAAEVSTLGTWGTVLIGLAGVVVAVGIYLASKRNPVSADSISESEPGVQPANV; encoded by the coding sequence ATGGACTTCTCGCTGATCGTGCTGGTGGTGATCGTGGCCGCGCTGGCCTTCGACTTCACCAACGGCTTCCACGACACCGCCAACGCGATGGCCACCTCCATCGCCACCGGGGCGCTCAAACCGCGGGTCGCCGTCGGCGTCTCCGCGGTGCTGAACCTCGTCGGCGCGTTCCTCTCGGTGGAGGTCGCGAAAACGATCTCCGGGGGCATCGTCGACGACACCAAGGTGACGCCGGTGATCATCTTCGCCGGGCTCGTCGGCGCCATCGTGTGGAACCTGCTGACCTGGCTGATCGGGCTGCCGTCGAGTTCGTCGCACGCCCTGTTCGGCGGGCTCATCGGCGCCACCTGGATCGCCTCGGGCTCCGACGCCGTCCACTTCGGGAAGGTCGTCGAGAAGGTCCTCATCCCCGCGCTCGCTTCGCCGATCGTCGCCGGGATCGTCGCGACGCTCGGCACCTTCCTCGTCTACCGGATCACCGCGCGGGCGAAGCAGGACACGGTGGGCCGGACGTTCAAGGCCGGCCAGATCGCCTCTGCTTCGCTGGTGTCGCTGGCGCACGGCACGAACGACGCCCAGAAGACCATGGGCGTCATCACGCTGACGCTGATCGCGTCCGGCTCGCTCGCGCCGAACTCGGGACCGCCGCTCTGGGTGATCCTGACCGCGGGCACCGCGATCGCGCTCGGCACCTACCTCGGCGGCTGGCGGATCATCCAGACGATGGGCAAGAAGCTCACGGAAATCCAGACGCCGCAGGGCTTCGCGGCCGAGACGAGCGCCGCCGCGGTCATCCTCACCTCGGCGCACCTCGGTTTCGCGCTGTCCACCACGCACGTCTGCTCGGGCGGCATCATCGGCTCCGGCCTCGGCCGCAAGCTCGCCGAAGTCCGCTGGGGCGTCGCGGGCAAGATGGTGCTCGCCTGGGCGCTGACGCTGCCCGCCGCCGCGATCGTCGGCGCCGTCGCCGCCGAGGTCTCGACGCTCGGCACCTGGGGCACGGTCCTGATCGGCCTCGCCGGGGTCGTCGTCGCGGTGGGCATCTACCTCGCGTCGAAGCGGAACCCGGTCAGCGCCGACTCCATTTCCGAGTCCGAGCCCGGCGTGCAGCCGGCCAACGTCTGA
- a CDS encoding NAD(P)/FAD-dependent oxidoreductase encodes MIIIGAGLGGLSLAHGLRRAGIPCEVHERDESAGARKQGYRLHIGDVGDSALREVLPPELHALFHATAGRARPHTNVYDERLGLVTRLADEGTHLNVNRFTLRQILLHGQEVRYGKRFTHYETDDDGVTAHFADGTSTRGSLLVGADGINSPVRRQYLPHAEVVDAGLVHLYGRIPLTPETRALFEPEMFAVFTMIVGPDRTMAGFAPVDYPGPVADACARLVPDLRLRDAESYMTCSVGARWEVVGHDEAELAAMAPGDLRKLALGLVDGWHPLAGAMIGHWDVPATFPQPIRTSVPIARWAPSRVTLVGDAIHAMSPAGGAGANTALRDGAVLAAALAGSPLLEAVEAYETAMVGYGFAAVRESAENGRRFLGQNPLTAEA; translated from the coding sequence GTGATCATCATCGGGGCCGGTCTGGGTGGCTTGAGCCTCGCGCACGGCCTGCGCCGGGCCGGAATCCCCTGCGAGGTCCACGAACGCGACGAATCGGCGGGCGCGCGCAAGCAGGGCTACCGGCTGCACATCGGTGACGTCGGCGACTCGGCGTTGCGCGAGGTGCTGCCGCCGGAGCTGCACGCACTCTTCCACGCCACCGCGGGCCGGGCGCGGCCGCACACCAACGTCTACGACGAGCGGCTGGGCCTGGTCACGCGTTTGGCGGACGAGGGAACCCACCTCAACGTCAACCGCTTCACCCTGCGGCAGATCCTGCTGCACGGCCAGGAAGTCCGTTACGGCAAGCGGTTCACGCACTACGAAACCGACGACGACGGCGTGACCGCGCACTTCGCCGACGGGACTTCCACCCGCGGCAGCCTGCTGGTCGGGGCCGACGGGATCAACTCCCCGGTGCGGCGGCAGTACCTGCCGCACGCCGAGGTCGTCGACGCCGGGCTCGTGCACCTCTACGGCCGGATCCCGCTCACCCCGGAGACCCGGGCGCTGTTCGAGCCGGAGATGTTCGCGGTGTTCACCATGATCGTCGGGCCGGACCGGACGATGGCCGGGTTCGCCCCGGTCGACTACCCCGGACCGGTCGCCGACGCCTGCGCGCGGCTGGTGCCGGACCTGCGGCTGCGCGACGCCGAGAGCTACATGACGTGTTCGGTGGGCGCGCGCTGGGAAGTCGTCGGGCACGACGAGGCCGAACTCGCCGCGATGGCGCCCGGCGACCTCCGGAAGCTGGCGCTGGGGCTGGTCGACGGCTGGCACCCGCTGGCCGGCGCGATGATCGGGCACTGGGACGTCCCGGCGACGTTCCCGCAGCCGATCCGCACGAGCGTCCCGATCGCACGGTGGGCCCCTTCACGCGTGACGCTCGTCGGCGACGCGATCCACGCCATGAGCCCGGCCGGCGGCGCGGGCGCCAACACCGCGTTGCGCGATGGTGCGGTGCTGGCGGCCGCGCTGGCCGGGTCTCCGCTGCTCGAGGCCGTCGAGGCCTACGAAACGGCGATGGTGGGCTACGGGTTCGCCGCGGTGCGCGAGTCCGCCGAGAACGGGCGGCGCTTCCTCGGGCAGAACCCGCTCACAGCGGAAGCGTGA
- the hutI gene encoding imidazolonepropionase — protein MAVLITGIGELTTNDPELGRLSDAALVLDGSRVAWVGSASDAPDADERVDVEDRAVLPGWVDSHTHLVFAGDRTAEFEARMAGKPYTAGGIAITVGATREASDEQLAANLRRHVDEAARQGTTCLETKTGYGLTVEDEARSARIAGAVADEVTFLGAHLVPPGADAESYVDLVCGEMLDAVAGSVRWADVFCETGAFDEAQSARVLKAAAGRGLGLRVHGNQLGEGPGVRLAVELGAASVDHCTYLSDADVEALAASETVATLLPACDLSTRQAMAPARRLLDAGATVALASNANPGSSYTTSMAFCVATAVLQLRMTIEEAVWAATAGGAKALRRDDVGVLRPGARADIHVLDAPSVTHLAYRPGVPLTNSVWRAGDRVR, from the coding sequence GTGGCAGTCCTGATCACGGGTATCGGCGAGCTCACCACGAACGACCCCGAGCTGGGCCGGCTGTCCGACGCGGCCTTGGTACTGGACGGCTCGCGCGTCGCCTGGGTGGGCAGCGCGTCCGACGCACCGGACGCGGACGAGCGCGTCGACGTCGAAGACCGCGCGGTGCTGCCGGGCTGGGTCGACAGCCACACGCACCTCGTCTTCGCCGGTGACCGCACCGCCGAGTTCGAAGCCCGGATGGCGGGGAAGCCCTACACCGCCGGGGGAATCGCGATCACCGTCGGCGCCACGCGGGAGGCGTCGGACGAGCAGCTGGCGGCCAACCTGCGCCGGCACGTCGACGAAGCGGCCCGGCAGGGGACGACGTGCCTGGAGACCAAGACGGGCTACGGATTGACCGTCGAGGACGAAGCCCGGAGCGCGCGGATCGCCGGTGCGGTGGCCGACGAAGTCACGTTCCTCGGTGCGCACCTGGTGCCGCCGGGCGCCGACGCGGAGTCCTATGTGGACCTCGTGTGCGGCGAAATGCTCGACGCGGTGGCGGGAAGCGTGCGCTGGGCGGACGTGTTCTGCGAGACCGGCGCGTTCGACGAAGCCCAGTCGGCGCGGGTCCTGAAGGCCGCCGCCGGACGCGGGCTCGGCCTGCGGGTGCACGGCAACCAGCTCGGCGAGGGACCCGGCGTGCGGCTCGCGGTGGAGCTCGGCGCGGCGAGCGTCGACCACTGCACGTACCTCAGCGACGCCGACGTCGAGGCGCTGGCCGCGTCGGAAACCGTGGCGACCCTGCTGCCCGCGTGCGACTTGTCGACCCGGCAGGCGATGGCGCCGGCCCGGCGGCTGCTCGACGCGGGGGCGACGGTTGCGCTGGCCAGCAACGCCAACCCCGGCAGCTCGTACACGACGTCGATGGCGTTCTGCGTGGCGACGGCGGTGCTGCAGCTGCGGATGACGATCGAGGAGGCCGTCTGGGCCGCGACCGCGGGCGGCGCGAAGGCGTTGCGCCGCGACGACGTCGGCGTGCTGCGGCCGGGGGCGCGGGCGGACATCCACGTCCTCGACGCGCCTTCGGTGACGCACCTGGCGTACCGGCCGGGGGTGCCGCTCACGAACTCGGTGTGGCGCGCCGGAGATCGCGTGCGCTAA
- a CDS encoding dienelactone hydrolase family protein — protein sequence MTFETSTVRVGELSAYLARPDGGSASGMLLLPMITGIGEQVRAWADELAGRGITALAWDVFHGASTDNTSREDLGAKLGDLRDETALAEQTALLDHLLGELGCASAGVMGWCLGGRFALLLGSRDQRLSGVVAYHPTIRVPAPPNHELDAVALSTSITAPVLVAYPEADTVVSHETFARLQTALQSRPRGATFSQHFPGAEHGFSDSSRHGTTVNADAFALSWPQTLAFLDTLKG from the coding sequence ATGACCTTCGAGACGTCCACCGTCCGTGTCGGCGAACTCTCCGCGTACCTGGCCAGGCCGGACGGCGGGTCGGCGTCGGGGATGCTGCTGCTGCCGATGATCACCGGGATCGGCGAGCAGGTCCGGGCCTGGGCCGACGAGCTCGCCGGCCGCGGGATCACCGCGCTGGCCTGGGACGTCTTCCACGGCGCGAGCACCGACAACACCTCCCGCGAGGACCTCGGCGCGAAGCTCGGCGACCTGCGTGACGAAACCGCGCTGGCGGAGCAGACCGCGTTGCTCGACCACCTGCTCGGCGAGCTGGGCTGCGCGTCCGCGGGGGTCATGGGCTGGTGCCTCGGCGGCCGGTTCGCGCTCCTGCTCGGGTCCCGTGACCAGCGGCTTTCCGGCGTCGTGGCCTACCACCCGACGATCCGCGTCCCGGCGCCGCCGAACCACGAACTCGATGCGGTCGCTTTGTCGACATCGATCACCGCGCCGGTGCTCGTCGCCTACCCGGAGGCCGACACCGTCGTCTCGCACGAGACGTTCGCCCGGCTCCAGACGGCGCTGCAGTCGCGGCCGCGGGGCGCGACGTTCAGCCAGCACTTCCCGGGCGCCGAGCACGGGTTCAGCGACTCCTCGCGGCACGGGACGACGGTGAACGCCGACGCGTTCGCGTTGTCCTGGCCGCAGACGCTGGCCTTCCTCGACACGCTGAAAGGTTGA
- a CDS encoding acetylxylan esterase, giving the protein MRRLWLVAILTALFVAPQQALADPVHWGQPGPFAVVSEALDGTHTVFRPADLGGDRHPVIVWGNGTGATPAIYAPLLRHLASYGFVVAAADTPSSGSGVEMLAGARTLVAENARPGSRYFGRIDTAHIGATGHSQGGGGAIAAGADPLITTTVPLEPGPLGFVPALHGPVFFLGGQLDVIVVPGLLVIPRYYAASHVPAVYGELAGATHFTAVGDAGGFRGAITAWFRYWLAGDTRAKGVFFGPGCTLCTDPAWAKVLRNGLALQV; this is encoded by the coding sequence GTGCGACGTCTCTGGCTCGTGGCCATTTTGACCGCCCTTTTCGTGGCGCCCCAGCAGGCGCTGGCGGATCCGGTGCACTGGGGCCAGCCGGGTCCCTTCGCGGTCGTCAGCGAAGCCCTCGACGGGACCCACACCGTCTTCCGGCCCGCCGACCTCGGCGGCGACCGGCACCCGGTCATCGTGTGGGGCAACGGAACGGGCGCGACCCCGGCGATCTACGCGCCGCTGCTGCGCCACCTCGCGTCGTACGGGTTCGTCGTCGCGGCCGCCGACACGCCCAGCTCGGGGAGCGGTGTGGAAATGCTGGCCGGCGCCCGGACGCTCGTGGCGGAGAACGCGCGGCCCGGCAGCCGGTACTTCGGCCGGATCGACACCGCGCACATCGGCGCGACCGGGCACTCGCAGGGCGGCGGCGGGGCCATCGCCGCCGGCGCGGACCCGTTGATCACCACCACCGTCCCGCTCGAGCCGGGGCCGCTCGGATTCGTTCCGGCGCTGCACGGCCCGGTGTTCTTCCTCGGCGGCCAGCTCGACGTGATCGTCGTGCCGGGACTGCTGGTCATCCCGCGCTACTACGCCGCGTCGCACGTCCCCGCGGTCTACGGCGAACTGGCCGGAGCCACCCACTTCACCGCGGTGGGCGACGCCGGTGGTTTCCGCGGCGCGATCACCGCGTGGTTCCGGTATTGGCTGGCGGGTGACACCCGGGCCAAGGGCGTCTTCTTCGGGCCGGGCTGCACGCTGTGCACCGACCCGGCGTGGGCGAAGGTGCTACGCAACGGGCTCGCGCTCCAGGTCTGA